In the Kitasatospora terrestris genome, one interval contains:
- a CDS encoding terpene synthase family protein has translation MSDLTSLEVPFPLRRNPHYQHANDEHQRWLERFPALAAIASESVYARWDVADLAAVAYPSCSAESLTLATDLLGFYLLFDDGFDGELGRRPADVARICERLTGLVFDPDPARARTESERAFLDLWERSTAGMPARWLARAAYNWERYFASHPAEAAGRVAGLIPDREGYLVVRRGTAAMETVFDMIERLDHLEVPQAALHHPVLRQLRQIAADVPSLSNDVYSYPLEAPRGDVYNLVMVARRERGCSIDEAFEVVLAEAQQMIDHFAELTRQLPDAYRQLGLTTDELEPTRRYVDGLTAWLVGYLDWEERTGRYAAPQPAPHTP, from the coding sequence ATGTCCGACCTCACCTCACTTGAGGTTCCGTTCCCGCTCCGCCGCAATCCGCATTACCAGCACGCCAACGACGAGCACCAGCGCTGGCTGGAGCGCTTCCCGGCGCTCGCCGCGATCGCCTCCGAGTCCGTCTACGCCCGCTGGGACGTCGCCGACCTGGCCGCGGTCGCCTACCCCTCCTGCTCCGCCGAGAGCCTCACCCTCGCCACCGACCTGCTCGGCTTCTACCTGCTCTTCGACGACGGCTTCGACGGCGAGCTCGGGCGCCGCCCCGCCGACGTCGCCCGGATCTGCGAACGCCTCACCGGCCTGGTGTTCGACCCGGACCCGGCGCGGGCCCGCACCGAGAGCGAGCGCGCCTTCCTCGACCTCTGGGAGCGCTCCACCGCCGGCATGCCCGCCCGCTGGCTGGCCCGCGCCGCGTACAACTGGGAGCGCTACTTCGCCAGCCACCCCGCCGAGGCCGCCGGCCGGGTCGCCGGCCTGATCCCCGACCGGGAGGGCTACCTGGTGGTGCGTCGCGGCACCGCCGCGATGGAGACCGTCTTCGACATGATCGAGCGGCTCGACCACCTCGAGGTGCCGCAGGCCGCCCTGCACCACCCGGTCCTGCGACAGCTCCGCCAGATCGCCGCGGACGTCCCCTCCCTCAGCAACGACGTCTACTCCTACCCCCTGGAGGCCCCGCGCGGCGACGTCTACAACCTCGTCATGGTGGCCCGCCGCGAGCGCGGCTGCTCCATCGACGAGGCCTTCGAGGTCGTTCTCGCCGAAGCCCAGCAGATGATCGACCACTTCGCCGAACTGACCCGGCAACTGCCCGACGCCTACCGACAGTTGGGTCTCACCACGGACGAACTGGAACCGACCCGCCGCTACGTCGACGGCCTCACGGCCTGGCTGGTCGGATATCTCGACTGGGAGGAGCGTACGGGGCGTTACGCCGCTCCGCAACCGGCCCCGCACACACCGTAG
- the exaC gene encoding acetaldehyde dehydrogenase ExaC — protein MTVHQPPGRPGSPVELRTRYQHWIDGGWQPPVLGRYFENPTPVTGETFCEVARGTAEDIEAALDAAEAAAPAWGRTPPAERAQVLLRLADRIEQHLEALAVTETWDNGKPVREALAADLPLAVDHLRYFAGALRAQEGGLSQLDEDTVAYHFHEPLGVVGQIIPWNFPLLMAVWKLAPALAAGNTVVLKPAEQTPVSVLLLMELTADLLPPGVVNVVTGYGLEAGKPLASSPRVRKIAFTGETGTGRLIAQYAGPNLIPVSLELGGKSPNLFFADVAAERDSFYEKALEGFAMFALNQGEVCTCPSRALIHSAIYDRFLGDGLERTALIRQGNPLDTDTMVGAQASREQLEKVLSYLEIGRAEGAKVLAGGERAELGGELSGGYYVTPTVFEGDNRMRIFQEEIFGPVLAVTRFDTFEDAVELANDTPYGLGAGVWTRDGSTAYRAGRAIQAGRVWTNSYHLYPAHAAFGGYKDSGIGRETHKMLLEHYQQTKNLLVSYSDRPMGLF, from the coding sequence GTGACGGTCCACCAGCCCCCCGGCCGACCCGGATCTCCGGTCGAACTCCGCACCCGCTACCAGCACTGGATCGACGGGGGCTGGCAACCGCCGGTCCTCGGGCGGTACTTCGAGAACCCCACGCCGGTCACCGGCGAGACCTTCTGCGAGGTCGCCCGGGGCACCGCCGAGGACATCGAGGCCGCCCTGGACGCCGCCGAGGCCGCCGCCCCCGCCTGGGGCCGCACCCCGCCCGCCGAGCGCGCCCAGGTCCTGCTCCGCCTCGCCGACCGGATCGAACAGCACCTGGAGGCGCTCGCCGTCACCGAGACATGGGACAACGGCAAGCCCGTCCGCGAGGCCCTGGCCGCCGACCTGCCGCTCGCCGTCGACCACCTGCGCTACTTCGCCGGCGCCCTGCGCGCCCAGGAGGGCGGCCTCTCCCAGCTCGACGAGGACACCGTCGCCTACCACTTCCACGAGCCGCTGGGCGTGGTGGGGCAGATCATCCCGTGGAACTTCCCGCTGCTGATGGCCGTCTGGAAGCTCGCCCCGGCCCTCGCCGCCGGCAACACCGTCGTCCTCAAGCCCGCCGAGCAGACGCCCGTCTCCGTCCTGCTGCTGATGGAACTCACCGCCGACCTGCTGCCGCCGGGCGTGGTCAACGTGGTCACCGGCTACGGCCTGGAGGCCGGCAAGCCGCTCGCCTCCAGCCCCCGGGTCCGCAAGATCGCCTTCACCGGCGAGACCGGCACCGGCCGGCTGATCGCCCAGTACGCGGGCCCCAACCTGATCCCGGTCTCCCTGGAGCTCGGCGGCAAGAGCCCCAACCTGTTCTTCGCGGACGTCGCCGCCGAGCGCGACTCCTTCTACGAGAAGGCCCTCGAAGGCTTCGCCATGTTCGCCCTCAACCAGGGCGAGGTGTGCACCTGCCCCAGCCGGGCGCTGATCCACTCCGCGATCTACGACCGCTTCCTCGGCGACGGCCTGGAGCGCACCGCCCTCATCCGGCAGGGCAACCCGCTCGACACCGACACCATGGTCGGCGCCCAGGCCTCCCGCGAGCAGTTGGAGAAGGTCCTCTCCTACCTGGAGATCGGCCGGGCGGAGGGCGCCAAGGTCCTGGCCGGCGGCGAACGGGCCGAGCTCGGCGGCGAGTTGAGCGGCGGCTACTACGTCACGCCGACCGTCTTCGAGGGCGACAACCGGATGCGGATCTTCCAGGAGGAGATCTTCGGGCCGGTCCTCGCCGTCACCCGCTTCGACACCTTCGAGGATGCCGTCGAACTCGCCAACGACACCCCGTACGGCCTCGGCGCCGGCGTCTGGACCCGCGACGGCTCCACCGCCTACCGCGCCGGCCGCGCCATCCAGGCCGGCCGGGTGTGGACCAACAGCTACCACCTCTACCCGGCCCACGCCGCGTTCGGCGGCTACAAGGACTCCGGCATCGGCCGGGAGACCCACAAGATGCTGCTGGAGCACTACCAGCAGACCAAGAACCTCCTGGTCAGCTACTCCGACCGCCCGATGGGCCTCTTCTAG
- a CDS encoding SHOCT domain-containing protein, whose amino-acid sequence MRGLVVGGAYAAGRAAPAPGLSGELTRLGELAESGLLTPEEFSAAKAKLLG is encoded by the coding sequence GTGCGCGGACTCGTCGTCGGCGGCGCCTACGCCGCCGGCCGCGCCGCGCCCGCGCCGGGCCTGAGCGGCGAGCTGACCCGGCTCGGCGAGTTGGCCGAGTCGGGCCTGCTCACGCCCGAGGAGTTCAGTGCCGCCAAGGCCAAGCTGCTCGGCTGA
- a CDS encoding DUF6325 family protein: MGPAELLVLTFPQETITVEAATALAKLRTAGDIRVIDSLVVTRHADGEATYGEFADFEHLRGVVGIGGQGLPLIGPEDAQEAAELLRPGTVAVIVLIEHVWAEDAARALYDVGGRIASGVRIPPENIEEAARAAEARGASGE, translated from the coding sequence ATGGGGCCGGCCGAACTGCTCGTCCTGACCTTCCCGCAGGAGACCATCACCGTCGAGGCCGCGACCGCGCTCGCCAAGCTGCGCACCGCCGGCGACATCCGGGTGATCGACTCGCTGGTGGTCACCCGGCACGCCGACGGCGAGGCGACCTACGGCGAGTTCGCCGACTTCGAGCACCTCAGGGGCGTCGTCGGGATCGGCGGCCAAGGGCTCCCGCTGATCGGCCCCGAGGACGCCCAGGAGGCCGCCGAACTGCTGCGCCCGGGCACCGTCGCGGTGATCGTGCTGATCGAACACGTCTGGGCCGAGGACGCGGCCCGGGCGCTGTACGACGTGGGCGGGCGGATCGCCTCCGGGGTGCGGATCCCGCCGGAGAACATCGAAGAGGCCGCGCGCGCCGCCGAGGCGCGCGGCGCGTCGGGAGAGTGA
- a CDS encoding nuclear transport factor 2 family protein, protein MTIPLDKLSDPAVRRLLSAVNAGDQGAFFASLTEDATMADDGTERDLAQWVDREIFSSHGHIDVQTEKGDGRALVANYRNDTWGEMRTSWRFTVSPDGRVSRFETGQA, encoded by the coding sequence ATGACCATTCCGCTCGACAAGCTGTCCGATCCGGCCGTGCGCCGGCTGCTGTCCGCGGTGAACGCGGGCGACCAGGGCGCCTTCTTCGCCTCGCTCACCGAGGACGCGACGATGGCGGACGACGGCACGGAGCGCGACCTCGCGCAGTGGGTGGACCGGGAGATCTTCTCCTCGCACGGCCACATCGACGTGCAGACGGAGAAGGGCGACGGGCGGGCGCTGGTCGCCAACTACCGCAACGACACCTGGGGCGAGATGCGGACCTCGTGGCGGTTCACGGTGTCGCCGGACGGCCGGGTGAGCCGCTTCGAGACCGGCCAGGCGTAG
- a CDS encoding LacI family DNA-binding transcriptional regulator produces the protein MVTLAQVARHAGVSPSTVSYVISGKRSISQDTRLRVERSIAELGYHPHAGARALASNRSNVIALMIPLRTDMFVPVMMEIAIAITTTARRYAHDVLLLTSEEGPSAVKRIAASGLADAMILMDVELEDERIPLLRQTGAAAVLVGLPADPAGLTCIDLDFEATGRLAADHLADLGHREVALVGAAESVYRRHTGFAERTLAGFRQQAEARGLSFLHRPCGVGHEAATGTLSRILAERPGTTALVVQNESAVPHLLNHLRQSGRAVPEDISVVAICPDDVALHSTPQLTSVSIPAQEMGRRAVELVMAQASGRQHTTGLTLLSPVLTPRESTGPAPRPL, from the coding sequence ATGGTCACGCTCGCCCAGGTCGCCCGGCACGCCGGGGTGTCCCCGAGCACGGTCTCGTACGTCATCAGCGGCAAGCGGTCGATCTCGCAGGACACCCGGCTGCGGGTGGAGCGCTCCATCGCCGAGCTCGGCTACCACCCGCACGCGGGGGCCCGGGCGCTGGCCAGCAACCGGTCGAACGTGATCGCCCTGATGATCCCGCTGCGGACCGACATGTTCGTCCCGGTGATGATGGAGATCGCCATCGCGATCACCACCACCGCCCGCCGCTACGCGCACGACGTCCTGCTGCTGACCAGCGAGGAGGGCCCGTCCGCGGTGAAGCGGATCGCCGCGAGCGGCCTGGCCGACGCGATGATCCTGATGGACGTCGAGCTGGAGGACGAGCGGATCCCGCTGCTGCGGCAGACCGGCGCGGCCGCGGTGCTGGTCGGCCTGCCCGCCGACCCGGCCGGGCTGACCTGCATCGACCTGGACTTCGAGGCCACCGGCCGGCTCGCCGCCGACCACCTGGCGGACCTCGGGCACCGGGAGGTGGCGCTGGTCGGCGCCGCCGAGTCGGTGTACCGGCGGCACACCGGCTTCGCCGAGCGGACGCTGGCCGGGTTCCGGCAGCAGGCCGAGGCCCGGGGCCTGAGCTTCCTGCACCGCCCGTGCGGAGTGGGCCACGAGGCGGCCACCGGCACGCTCTCGCGGATCCTCGCCGAGCGGCCGGGCACCACCGCGCTGGTGGTGCAGAACGAGTCCGCCGTCCCGCACCTGCTCAACCACCTGCGGCAGTCCGGCCGGGCCGTGCCCGAGGACATCTCGGTGGTGGCGATCTGCCCGGACGACGTCGCGCTGCACTCCACCCCGCAGCTGACCTCGGTCTCCATCCCGGCCCAGGAGATGGGCCGGCGCGCCGTCGAGCTGGTGATGGCGCAGGCCTCCGGCCGCCAGCACACCACCGGCCTGACCCTGCTCTCCCCCGTCCTGACCCCCCGGGAGAGCACCGGCCCGGCCCCCAGGCCGCTCTGA
- a CDS encoding glycoside hydrolase family 31 protein, producing MTHPTVPAVRPPEKPEGPGVLREAGSALEYHGHLETLRLEPWGSDAIRVRAVRGGQLHEGLPGALLETPPPAGATVKVEGAVGRVVNGAITAEVTDRGIVRFLRADGSELLSEQPAHFWWPGARLYTPTGNGYHRLEQRFRAYDGERLFGLGQHQHGLFDQKGATVDLVQRNAEVSVPVLLSNRGYLLLWNNPAIGRVELAVNGTRWVADSARQFDYWITAGAPAETLSRYADATGHSPELPDWASGFWQCKLRYRTQDELLAVAREYRRRGLPLSVIVNDFFHWTHLGEWKLDPAEWPDPAGMVRELDGMGVRLMVSVWPSVSPLSENHREMERRGLLIGTEYGPPTHAEWPDKGVASTVQVAFYDATNPEAREFVWQKVRDNYLSHGIKVWWLDACEPEINPGHQANLRYHAGPGLEVGNLYPRENARAFHEGMLAAGESEVLTLNRSTWAGAQRYGAALWSGDIGTDFATLRDQIKAGLNVMLSGIPWWTTDIGGFHGGDPDDPAYREVMVRWFQYGAFCPLFRLHGYREPWTELGPEMTGGPNEVWSYGEQAYDILASYLHLRERLRPYVLAQTRHAAATGVPPMRPLFLEFPEDPASWEVDDAFLLGPDLLVAPVTEAGARSRAVYLPAGAEWRCAWTGAAHPGGTTVTVDAPLERIPLFLRDGADLPVLS from the coding sequence GTGACCCACCCGACCGTCCCCGCCGTCCGGCCGCCGGAGAAGCCCGAGGGCCCGGGGGTGCTGCGCGAGGCGGGCAGCGCCCTGGAGTACCACGGCCATCTGGAGACGCTGCGGCTGGAGCCCTGGGGTTCGGACGCGATCCGGGTGCGCGCGGTGCGCGGCGGGCAGTTGCACGAGGGCCTGCCCGGCGCGCTGCTGGAGACCCCGCCGCCGGCCGGGGCCACCGTCAAGGTCGAGGGCGCGGTCGGCCGGGTCGTCAACGGCGCGATCACCGCCGAGGTCACCGACCGCGGCATCGTCCGCTTCCTGCGCGCCGACGGCAGCGAGCTGCTCTCCGAGCAGCCGGCGCACTTCTGGTGGCCCGGGGCCCGGCTCTACACCCCGACCGGCAACGGCTACCACCGCCTGGAGCAGCGCTTCCGCGCCTACGACGGCGAGCGCCTGTTCGGCCTCGGCCAGCACCAGCACGGCCTGTTCGACCAGAAGGGCGCCACCGTCGACCTGGTGCAGCGCAACGCCGAGGTGTCCGTCCCGGTGCTGCTCTCGAACCGCGGCTACCTGCTGCTGTGGAACAACCCGGCGATCGGCCGGGTCGAGCTGGCCGTCAACGGCACCCGCTGGGTGGCCGACAGCGCCCGGCAGTTCGACTACTGGATCACCGCCGGCGCACCCGCCGAGACGCTGTCCCGGTACGCCGACGCCACCGGCCACTCCCCCGAACTCCCGGACTGGGCGTCCGGGTTCTGGCAGTGCAAGCTGCGCTACCGGACCCAGGACGAGCTGCTGGCGGTGGCCCGCGAGTACCGCCGCCGGGGCCTGCCGCTGTCCGTCATCGTCAACGACTTCTTCCACTGGACCCACCTCGGCGAGTGGAAGCTCGACCCCGCCGAGTGGCCCGACCCGGCCGGCATGGTCCGCGAGCTGGACGGGATGGGGGTGCGGCTGATGGTCTCGGTCTGGCCCTCGGTCAGCCCGCTCAGCGAGAACCACCGGGAGATGGAGCGCCGCGGCCTGCTGATCGGCACCGAGTACGGCCCGCCGACCCACGCCGAGTGGCCGGACAAGGGCGTCGCCTCCACCGTCCAGGTCGCCTTCTACGACGCCACCAACCCGGAGGCCCGGGAGTTCGTCTGGCAGAAGGTCCGCGACAACTACCTGTCGCACGGCATCAAGGTGTGGTGGCTGGACGCCTGCGAGCCGGAGATCAACCCCGGCCACCAGGCCAACCTGCGCTACCACGCCGGGCCCGGCCTGGAGGTCGGCAACCTCTACCCCCGGGAGAACGCCCGCGCCTTCCACGAGGGCATGCTGGCCGCCGGCGAGAGCGAGGTGCTGACCCTCAACCGCTCCACCTGGGCCGGGGCGCAGCGCTACGGCGCCGCCCTGTGGTCGGGCGACATCGGCACCGACTTCGCCACCCTGCGCGACCAGATCAAGGCGGGCCTCAACGTGATGCTCTCCGGCATCCCGTGGTGGACCACCGACATCGGCGGCTTCCACGGCGGCGACCCGGACGACCCGGCGTACCGCGAGGTGATGGTCCGCTGGTTCCAGTACGGGGCCTTCTGCCCGCTGTTCCGCCTGCACGGCTACCGCGAGCCGTGGACGGAGCTCGGGCCGGAGATGACCGGCGGCCCCAACGAGGTCTGGTCGTACGGCGAGCAGGCGTACGACATCCTCGCCTCCTACCTGCACCTGCGCGAGCGGCTGCGCCCCTACGTGCTGGCGCAGACCCGGCACGCCGCCGCGACCGGGGTGCCGCCGATGCGGCCGCTGTTCCTGGAGTTCCCCGAGGACCCGGCGAGCTGGGAGGTCGACGACGCCTTCCTGCTCGGCCCGGACCTGCTGGTCGCCCCGGTCACCGAGGCGGGTGCCCGCTCCCGCGCGGTGTACCTGCCGGCCGGCGCCGAGTGGCGCTGCGCGTGGACCGGCGCCGCCCACCCGGGCGGCACCACCGTGACCGTCGACGCGCCGCTGGAGCGGATCCCGCTGTTCCTCCGGGACGGCGCCGACCTGCCCGTCCTGTCCTGA
- a CDS encoding DNA-binding response regulator → MQTPTPARPQSPALPVPQPRRPAAGLLAPEEHQLLLLLTEGLPLDAIARRLSTSSRTLRRRIRVLCDRIGVRTPLQAAVWAARRGLI, encoded by the coding sequence GTGCAGACCCCGACCCCCGCCCGGCCGCAGTCCCCCGCACTGCCCGTGCCGCAGCCCCGGCGGCCCGCCGCCGGGCTGCTCGCGCCCGAGGAGCACCAGCTCCTGCTGCTGCTCACCGAGGGCCTCCCGCTGGACGCCATCGCCCGCCGGCTCTCCACCTCCAGCCGGACGCTGCGCCGGCGGATCCGGGTGCTGTGCGACCGGATCGGCGTCCGCACCCCGCTGCAGGCGGCGGTCTGGGCGGCGCGGCGCGGGCTGATCTGA
- a CDS encoding serine hydrolase domain-containing protein codes for MTVEIWGETASGFEPVREAFERNFREYGELGAAFTLYADGRKVVDLWGGDARPEVGARPAPAVPWTADTAQVLRSVTKGLSAAALLHLAQQGKADLDAPVGDYWPEFRVHGKDRIPVRWLLSHQAGLPVLDVPLRIEDVIAWEPAAAAVAAQAPAWEPGTAHGYHPLTFGWLVGEVVRRASGRSIGQYFAEELARPLGLDLWIGLPTGAAARVGRLVDLPAPEAAKVGPNGMRVRPKQSVVDAYRDPMSLTARAFTAVRTSVDLNDPAVQAVEVPGAGGIGTARSVARFYAALIGAADRHGGAPGERLPAVFGADTLAEAMGPAVHGPDRILIVNTTFGHGFFRHGPTAPMASPASFGHPGRGGSLGFADPELGIGFGYVTNGMMPGVTGDIRSRTLINAVRACVGG; via the coding sequence GTGACGGTGGAGATCTGGGGCGAGACGGCGAGCGGGTTCGAGCCGGTCCGCGAGGCGTTCGAACGCAACTTCCGCGAGTACGGCGAGCTCGGCGCCGCCTTCACCCTCTACGCCGACGGCCGCAAGGTGGTCGACCTGTGGGGCGGCGACGCCCGCCCGGAGGTCGGCGCCCGGCCCGCGCCCGCCGTCCCCTGGACGGCCGACACCGCGCAGGTGCTCCGCTCGGTCACCAAGGGCCTGAGCGCCGCCGCCCTGCTCCACCTGGCCCAGCAGGGCAAGGCCGACCTGGACGCGCCGGTGGGCGACTACTGGCCGGAGTTCCGGGTGCACGGCAAGGACCGGATCCCGGTCCGCTGGCTGCTCTCGCACCAGGCCGGCCTGCCGGTGCTCGACGTACCGCTGCGGATCGAGGACGTGATCGCCTGGGAGCCCGCGGCGGCCGCCGTCGCGGCCCAGGCCCCCGCGTGGGAGCCCGGCACCGCGCACGGCTACCACCCGCTCACCTTCGGCTGGCTGGTCGGCGAGGTCGTCCGGCGGGCCTCGGGCCGGTCGATCGGCCAGTACTTCGCCGAGGAGCTGGCCCGCCCGCTCGGCCTGGACCTGTGGATCGGGCTGCCGACCGGCGCCGCCGCCCGGGTCGGACGGCTGGTCGACCTGCCCGCGCCGGAGGCGGCCAAGGTCGGGCCGAACGGCATGAGGGTCCGCCCGAAGCAGTCGGTGGTCGACGCCTACCGGGACCCGATGTCGCTCACCGCGCGGGCCTTCACGGCGGTGCGGACCAGCGTGGACCTGAACGACCCGGCGGTCCAGGCCGTCGAGGTGCCCGGCGCCGGCGGCATCGGCACGGCGCGCTCGGTCGCCCGGTTCTACGCGGCGCTGATCGGCGCCGCCGACCGGCACGGCGGCGCCCCGGGCGAGCGGCTGCCCGCCGTGTTCGGCGCGGACACCCTGGCGGAGGCGATGGGCCCCGCCGTGCACGGGCCCGACCGCATCCTGATCGTCAACACCACCTTCGGCCACGGCTTCTTCCGCCACGGCCCGACCGCCCCGATGGCCTCGCCGGCCAGCTTCGGCCACCCCGGCCGCGGCGGCTCCCTCGGCTTCGCCGACCCGGAGCTGGGCATCGGCTTCGGCTACGTCACCAACGGCATGATGCCGGGCGTGACCGGCGACATCCGCTCCCGGACGCTGATCAACGCGGTCCGCGCCTGCGTCGGCGGTTAG
- a CDS encoding NUDIX hydrolase: MTNPAEELLDVVDAEDRVIGTTTRPVAYRDGLTHRCVFILVRDPRGRIFTHRRSAEKLFAPGAYDCFVGGVVASGETYPQAAVREAEEELGVSGIEPRPLFKFLYSDGDRMSWFCDVYEALWDGPVSPQVEEVDWHDWLTEDELDRRIAEWEFVPDGLEAYRRYREFPAS; encoded by the coding sequence ATGACGAACCCTGCCGAGGAACTGCTGGACGTGGTCGACGCCGAGGACCGGGTGATCGGCACCACCACCCGCCCGGTGGCCTACCGGGACGGCCTGACCCACCGTTGCGTCTTCATCCTGGTCCGCGACCCGCGCGGCCGGATCTTCACCCACCGCCGTTCGGCCGAGAAGCTCTTCGCCCCGGGCGCGTACGACTGCTTCGTCGGCGGCGTGGTCGCCTCCGGGGAGACGTACCCGCAGGCCGCGGTCCGGGAGGCCGAGGAGGAGCTGGGCGTGTCCGGGATCGAGCCCCGGCCGCTGTTCAAGTTCCTCTACTCCGACGGCGACCGGATGAGCTGGTTCTGCGACGTGTACGAGGCGCTCTGGGACGGGCCGGTCTCGCCGCAGGTGGAGGAGGTGGACTGGCACGACTGGCTGACCGAGGACGAACTCGACCGGCGGATCGCCGAGTGGGAGTTCGTCCCGGACGGGCTGGAGGCGTACCGGCGCTACCGGGAGTTCCCGGCCTCCTGA
- a CDS encoding cytochrome b/b6 domain-containing protein, with protein MTSTPGSDGPTDATTPRPADGRIARFARAERWVHRATAGLMLVCLATALALYYPPVSQLVGRRRPVAVVHEWCGLLLPVPLLLGLASRALRADLTALNRFTPGDREWLRAVLRRSPRRPAGKFNAGQKLYAAWLAGAVLVMIGTGLLMWFTDLAPLAWRTGSTFVHDWLALAVAVAVGGHVYLAVRDPEARRGMRTGSVDPLWATREHPDWDQAAPAQEAGNSR; from the coding sequence ATGACGTCGACGCCTGGGTCGGACGGTCCAACGGACGCGACGACGCCCCGACCGGCTGACGGCCGGATCGCCCGCTTCGCGCGGGCCGAGCGCTGGGTGCACCGGGCCACCGCCGGCCTGATGCTGGTCTGCCTGGCCACCGCGCTGGCACTGTACTACCCGCCGGTCTCGCAGCTGGTCGGCCGCCGCCGCCCGGTCGCGGTGGTGCACGAGTGGTGCGGGCTGCTGCTGCCCGTCCCGCTGCTGCTCGGCCTGGCCTCGCGGGCGCTGCGGGCCGACCTGACCGCGCTCAACCGGTTCACGCCCGGCGACCGGGAGTGGCTGCGGGCCGTGCTGCGCCGCTCGCCGCGCCGCCCGGCGGGGAAGTTCAACGCCGGCCAGAAGCTGTACGCGGCGTGGCTGGCCGGCGCGGTGCTGGTGATGATCGGCACCGGGCTGCTGATGTGGTTCACCGACCTGGCGCCGCTGGCCTGGCGGACCGGTTCGACCTTCGTCCACGACTGGCTGGCCCTGGCGGTCGCGGTCGCGGTCGGCGGGCACGTGTACCTCGCGGTCCGCGACCCGGAAGCCCGGCGCGGGATGCGCACGGGCAGCGTGGACCCGCTGTGGGCCACCCGCGAGCACCCCGACTGGGACCAAGCAGCCCCGGCTCAGGAGGCCGGGAACTCCCGGTAG
- a CDS encoding molybdopterin-dependent oxidoreductase, with the protein MLGLGAAGVAAGPYLQRAVEQVTSRDPTGLADLLPGGGGFRYYSVVDSVPERRPEEYALTVDGLVERPVSHGFAALQAMEQTRIVHDVQCVTGWRVPAVPFEGVRLSRLLDAAGVRPEATAVRFTCFDGSYSESLTLEQARRDDVLVALRMQDGPIGHQHGGPVRLYVAPMYFYKSAKWLSGITLTSTVQPGYWENYGYDVDAWVGRSNGRDDAPTG; encoded by the coding sequence ATGCTGGGGCTCGGTGCGGCCGGGGTGGCCGCCGGGCCGTACCTGCAGCGTGCCGTGGAGCAGGTGACCAGCCGGGACCCGACCGGGCTGGCCGACCTGCTGCCGGGCGGCGGCGGGTTCCGCTACTACTCGGTGGTCGACTCCGTCCCCGAGCGCCGCCCCGAGGAGTACGCGCTGACCGTGGACGGCCTGGTCGAGCGGCCCGTCTCGCACGGCTTCGCCGCGCTGCAGGCGATGGAGCAGACCCGGATCGTCCACGACGTGCAGTGCGTGACCGGCTGGCGGGTGCCCGCCGTGCCGTTCGAGGGGGTGCGGCTCTCCCGGCTGCTGGACGCGGCCGGGGTCCGGCCGGAGGCCACCGCGGTGCGGTTCACCTGCTTCGACGGCAGCTACAGCGAGAGCCTCACCCTGGAGCAGGCCCGCCGCGACGACGTCCTGGTCGCGCTGCGGATGCAGGACGGCCCGATCGGCCACCAGCACGGCGGGCCGGTGCGGCTGTACGTCGCGCCGATGTACTTCTACAAGTCCGCGAAGTGGCTGTCGGGCATCACCCTCACTTCGACCGTGCAGCCCGGCTACTGGGAGAACTACGGCTATGACGTCGACGCCTGGGTCGGACGGTCCAACGGACGCGACGACGCCCCGACCGGCTGA